The sequence TATGCAGAAGGACAGTGCAAACAATGGCAATGAAAGTGATTCTGAAATTGCTGTTGAGGTTCGTACGCGCCCAAAAATAAAAAAGCCAAACCTTTACCGTGTTATTCTTCTTAATGATGACTATACACCCATGAATTTTGTGATTGATATCTTGATTGAAATTTTTCATAAAACGATAGACGAGGCAACAGCTATTACCTTTTCCGTCCATCATCTTGGTGCCGGTGAATGCGGCATATACACCTATGAAATCGCGGAAGAAAAAGTAAGTCAGGTTATAGACCGTGCCCGATCTGAACAGCACCCACTTCAATGCATCATGGAAAAAAAATAAGTTTTTGAAATGACCTTACATATATTGGACGCAGCAAAGATCATATGGTCAACAAAAAAACATAAAACAGATGATTTATATAGGTTTTTATTTCTGATAATAGTCCTACTGCTAACATGATTGGTTAAATGACTAAAACTACCTTGCTAGATTTTATGTTATTTTCCATCCCCATAATTAGCATAAGGAAAAACCGGAATTACGGCAAAATTCGGCTTTATAGAGTTAACCAAAATTGAAATATAAAACTACCAAAAAATTGAAGCATCACAAATGCGCTATAAGCGCAATAAATCTACATCGTTAAATTTTACAGCCAATATTATTATAAAGATTTTAGATAAAACACTTGAAGAGACGCAAGCAATTACCTATTCTGTACATCATCTTGGTGCTGCAGAATGTGGTGTTTACACATATGAAATTGCTAAAGAACAGCTTGTCCAAATGCTTCAGCTTGAATATTTGGCGCAATACCTTTCTTTACGGCATAATGGAAAATAAGTGAGGTTGTATGCCATCTTTTACCCCTGGCCTTGAAATGGCTTTACACCGCGCCTTAACATTTGCGAATGAAAGTCGCCATGAATATACGACATTGGAACACCTTCTCCTTGCATTAATAGAAGAAGAGGATGCGGCAAATGTTATGCGTGCATGTGGTGTTGACCTTGATATTTTAGCTGCCAGAATAAAAGATTACATTCAATCTGAGCTTGATAAACAAGTTATGGCCGATGACCATGATACTAAACCAACAACAGCTTTCCAACGGGTAATTCAACGAGCAGTTATTCATGCCCAATCAGCAAGCAAAGACGATGTAACGGGTGGCAATGTTTTAGTTGCTATTTTTGCTGAGCGTGAAAGCCATGCAGCATTTTTTCTACAAGAACAGGAAATGACCCGATATGATGCCGTGAATTATCTTTCCCATGGCATTGCGAAGGCTGGCAGTATTCCTGACAACATGATCTTTTATGAAGATTTTGAAGTTGGTGATGATGACGACACTGAAACAAAAAGGACGCCTGATGCACTGTCATCTTATTGCGTCAATTTGAATGAACTTGCAAAAGAAGGTAAGATTGATCCACTTATCGGTCGCGACAGTGAGGTTAACCGCACTATCCAGATTTTATGTAGGCGTTCAAAAAACAATCCACTTTATGTTGGAGAGCCTGGCGTTGGCAAAACTGCGATTGCTGAAGGATTAGCAAGACGCATCGTTGACAAGCAAGTACCAGAAATTTTAGCAGACGCTACAATTTTTTCTTTAGATATAGGTGTATTATTAGCAGGCACACGTTATCGCGGAGACTTTGAAGATCGTTTAAAGCAAGTTGTGGTAGAACTTGGCAACCATCCTGGTGCCGTGCTCTTTATTGATGAAATTCATACAATCATTGGCGCTGGCGCAACATCTGGTGGCACGATGGATGCGGCTAACCTTTTAAAACCAGCTTTGGCGTCCGGTGCAATACGCTGTATGGGGTCAACTACCTATAAAGAATATAGGCAGATTTTTGAAAAAGATCGAGCACTCGTTAGACGCTTCCAGAAAATTGACGTGAAAGAACCAACAGCGAGTCAAGCATTAGATATTATGAAGGGTTTAAAACCCTATTTTGAAGATTATCACAATGTTAAGTTCACTGATGAGGCATTAAAAGCTGCGGTTGACCTTTCGGCTCGCTATATTTCTGATCGGCAATTGCCAGATAAAGCAATCGACGTCATCGATGAAACAGGTGCTGCACAAGTTCTTTTACCTGAAAAGAAGCGTAAAAAGACTATTACTATCAAGGAAATTGAAGCAACAATTGCGAGTATGGCACATATACCACCCAAAACGGTATCTCGTGATGATAGACAGGTTTTATCAAACCTTCTCAATGAGTTAAAGCGCGTTATTTATGGACAAGATAAAGCAATTGAAGCACTTACTGGCTCAATTAAGCTTGCTCGGGCTGGCCTTCGCGAACCCAATAAGCCAATTGGTAGCTATCTTTTTTCAGGACCAACTGGTGTTGGTAAAACCGAAGCGGCTAAGCAGCTTGCCTCATCATTAGGGGTTGAATTGTTACGTTTTGACATGTCAGAATACATGGAACAGCACTCCGTATCACGTTTGATCGGTGCCCCTCCAGGTTATGTTGGCTATGATCAAGGCGGCTTGATAACCGATGCAGTTGATCAGCATCGC comes from Bartonella sp. HY038 and encodes:
- a CDS encoding ATP-dependent Clp protease adaptor ClpS, with amino-acid sequence MRYKRNKSTSLNFTANIIIKILDKTLEETQAITYSVHHLGAAECGVYTYEIAKEQLVQMLQLEYLAQYLSLRHNGK
- the clpS gene encoding ATP-dependent Clp protease adapter ClpS, which gives rise to MGKLHMQKDSANNGNESDSEIAVEVRTRPKIKKPNLYRVILLNDDYTPMNFVIDILIEIFHKTIDEATAITFSVHHLGAGECGIYTYEIAEEKVSQVIDRARSEQHPLQCIMEKK